In Pseudomonas deceptionensis, a single window of DNA contains:
- a CDS encoding peptidoglycan DD-metalloendopeptidase family protein, with translation MTSQPPKAPPLYPKTHLLAASGIAALLSLALLVFPSSEVEAKRTTLNLELETPAEQLTQDQDAAELVQATNEANPSPFAQIEQQDNAPVATAKVEPDVPAAPTHREVIVSKGDTLSTLFQKVGLPPTSVHEVLASDKQAKQFSQLKHGQKLEFEMSPDGLQLNKLHSQVNDLETITLNKSAKGYTFRRVTTQPTMRTAYAHGVISSSLSVSGQRAGLPHSTTMDMAKVFGYDIDFAQDIRPGDQFEVIYEQKVINGKTVGTGNILSARFTNRGKTFTAVRYTNKQGNSNYYTADGNSMRKAFIRTPVDFARISSRFSSGRKHPILNKIRAHKGVDYAAPRGTPIKATGDGKVLLAGRRGGYGNTVIIQHGNTYRTLYGHMQGFAKGVKTGGSVKQGQVIGYIGTTGLSTGPHLHYEFQVNGVHVDPLGQKLPMSDPIAKAERTRFLQQSQPLMARMNQEKATLLASSKR, from the coding sequence ATGACCAGTCAACCGCCTAAAGCGCCACCGCTTTATCCGAAGACCCACCTGCTCGCCGCAAGTGGTATCGCCGCTCTCTTAAGCTTGGCCTTGCTGGTATTTCCCTCCAGCGAAGTAGAAGCCAAAAGAACAACTCTAAATCTGGAGCTGGAAACACCCGCTGAACAACTGACACAAGATCAAGACGCTGCCGAGCTCGTTCAAGCCACAAATGAAGCGAATCCATCGCCATTTGCCCAGATTGAACAGCAGGACAACGCACCGGTTGCCACTGCCAAAGTCGAACCTGACGTACCAGCCGCACCTACCCATCGCGAAGTGATCGTGAGCAAGGGCGACACGCTCTCAACCTTGTTCCAGAAGGTTGGCCTGCCACCTACCTCCGTGCATGAAGTACTGGCCAGCGACAAGCAAGCCAAGCAATTCAGCCAGCTCAAGCATGGCCAAAAGCTCGAGTTTGAGATGAGCCCCGACGGCTTGCAGCTGAACAAACTGCATAGTCAGGTCAACGATCTTGAGACCATAACCCTCAATAAAAGCGCCAAGGGCTATACCTTTCGCCGGGTCACCACACAACCGACCATGCGCACTGCGTACGCCCATGGCGTAATCAGCAGCTCGCTGTCCGTCTCTGGCCAGCGCGCAGGCCTGCCTCACAGCACGACGATGGATATGGCCAAGGTATTTGGCTACGACATCGACTTCGCTCAGGACATCCGACCAGGCGACCAGTTCGAAGTGATCTATGAGCAGAAAGTGATCAACGGCAAAACCGTAGGCACTGGCAACATTCTCTCTGCGCGCTTCACCAACCGCGGTAAAACCTTCACCGCCGTTCGCTACACCAACAAGCAAGGCAACAGCAATTACTACACCGCTGACGGCAACAGCATGCGAAAGGCTTTCATCCGCACCCCGGTAGACTTTGCCCGCATCAGCTCGCGCTTTTCTTCAGGTCGCAAGCATCCGATTCTGAACAAGATCCGCGCTCACAAAGGCGTGGATTACGCAGCCCCCCGCGGCACTCCAATCAAAGCCACCGGCGACGGAAAAGTACTGCTGGCTGGTCGCCGTGGCGGCTACGGCAACACCGTAATCATTCAGCACGGCAACACCTACCGCACGCTTTACGGTCACATGCAGGGCTTCGCCAAAGGCGTCAAGACCGGCGGCTCGGTCAAGCAGGGCCAAGTAATTGGCTACATCGGCACAACCGGCCTTTCGACCGGCCCGCATCTGCACTACGAGTTCCAGGTCAATGGCGTACACGTTGATCCGCTGGGCCAAAAGCTGCCTATGTCCGATCCGATTGCCAAAGCTGAACGCACCCGCTTCCTGCAGCAAAGCCAGCCACTGATGGCTCGCATGAACCAGGAAAAGGCCACCCTCCTGGCCTCGAGCAAGCGCTAA
- a CDS encoding anhydro-N-acetylmuramic acid kinase, with amino-acid sequence MALYIGVMSGTSLDGMDIALIALEPGITLLATHYIPMPEALRSELLGLCASGHDEVARSAIAENHWVELAAQGVNALLAQQQLSPTDIRAIGSHGQTIRHEPARGFTVQIGNPALLAELTNICVVGDFRRRDVAAGGQGAPLVPAFHEALFTGEVGDRAVLNVGGFSNLSLITPNAPVAGFDCGPGNVLLDAWIQEQRGELYDRNGQWAASGKVEPLLLNSLLSDPFFQTKGPKSTGREVFNLAWLKQHLFNLPTFPAEDVQATLLELTAQTIVESLRAAQPNTDELLVCGGGAHNAALMARLADLLAPAQVSSTQAKGVDPDWVEAMAFAWLAHCCLENIPTNRPSVTGARGLRILGAIYPA; translated from the coding sequence ATGGCCCTCTATATAGGTGTGATGTCCGGTACCAGCCTGGACGGCATGGACATTGCCCTTATAGCGCTCGAGCCTGGCATCACCCTGCTCGCTACCCATTACATCCCGATGCCGGAAGCGCTGCGTAGCGAGCTCCTGGGATTGTGCGCCAGCGGCCATGACGAAGTGGCCCGCAGCGCAATCGCCGAGAACCACTGGGTCGAGCTGGCCGCACAGGGCGTCAACGCACTCCTTGCTCAGCAACAACTCTCCCCCACAGATATCCGGGCGATCGGCAGTCATGGCCAGACCATACGGCACGAGCCAGCCCGAGGCTTTACCGTACAGATCGGGAACCCGGCACTGTTGGCCGAGCTGACCAATATTTGTGTCGTAGGTGATTTTCGTCGTCGCGATGTGGCCGCCGGTGGCCAGGGTGCGCCACTGGTTCCAGCTTTCCACGAGGCCTTGTTTACGGGTGAAGTCGGGGACAGGGCCGTGCTGAACGTAGGCGGATTCAGCAATCTAAGCCTGATAACTCCTAATGCTCCCGTTGCAGGATTCGACTGCGGCCCAGGGAATGTCTTACTAGATGCCTGGATACAAGAGCAACGCGGCGAACTGTATGACCGCAACGGGCAGTGGGCTGCCAGCGGCAAGGTTGAGCCACTGCTGCTCAATTCCCTGCTCAGCGATCCCTTCTTCCAGACCAAAGGCCCGAAAAGCACCGGGCGCGAGGTGTTCAACCTGGCATGGCTAAAACAGCATCTGTTCAACCTACCGACCTTCCCGGCCGAAGATGTCCAGGCAACCCTGCTGGAACTTACCGCACAGACCATCGTAGAGTCACTGCGCGCCGCTCAGCCGAACACTGACGAACTGCTGGTATGCGGCGGCGGAGCACACAATGCTGCATTGATGGCCCGACTGGCAGACTTGCTGGCTCCCGCCCAAGTAAGCAGCACCCAAGCCAAAGGTGTTGACCCCGACTGGGTCGAGGCAATGGCCTTTGCATGGCTGGCGCACTGCTGCCTGGAAAACATCCCCACCAACCGCCCGAGCGTCACAGGCGCACGCGGCCTGCGTATATTGGGCGCCATCTACCCCGCCTGA
- the tyrS gene encoding tyrosine--tRNA ligase, translating to MKSVEEQLALIKRGAEEVLVESELVEKLKRGQPLRIKAGFDPTAPDLHLGHTVLINKLRQFQELGHQVIFLIGDFTGMIGDPSGKSATRPPLTREQVLENAETYKTQVFKILDPAKTEVAFNSTWMDQMGPADFIRLTSQYTVARMLERDDFDKRYTTNQPIAIHEFLYPLVQGYDSVALRADVELGGTDQKFNLLMGRELQRGYGQEPQCILTMPLLEGLDGVKKMSKSLGNYVGIQEAPGVMYSKLVSIPDALMWRYFELLSFRSMEEISAFKAEVEAGANPRDIKIKLAEEIVARFHGEEAAANAHRGAGNRMKDGELPDDLPEVELTATEDMPIAAVLNKAGLVKNSAVARDLLGSGGVRIDGEVVDRTYIYALGSTHVCQAGKKAFARITLKAE from the coding sequence ATGAAGTCGGTTGAAGAGCAGCTAGCGCTAATCAAGCGTGGTGCCGAAGAGGTACTGGTCGAGTCTGAATTGGTCGAGAAACTCAAGCGCGGTCAGCCGTTGCGTATTAAGGCCGGATTCGACCCTACGGCGCCTGATTTGCACTTGGGTCATACCGTACTCATTAATAAGCTGCGCCAGTTCCAGGAATTGGGTCATCAGGTGATCTTCCTTATCGGTGATTTCACCGGGATGATTGGTGACCCGAGTGGCAAAAGTGCGACGCGTCCACCGCTGACGCGTGAGCAGGTGCTTGAGAACGCTGAAACCTATAAGACTCAGGTTTTCAAGATTCTTGATCCGGCTAAAACCGAGGTGGCATTCAACTCTACCTGGATGGATCAGATGGGGCCTGCCGACTTCATTCGTCTGACGTCCCAATACACCGTTGCTCGCATGCTTGAGCGCGATGACTTTGATAAGCGCTACACCACGAATCAGCCGATCGCGATCCATGAGTTTCTTTACCCGCTGGTGCAGGGGTATGACTCGGTTGCATTGAGGGCGGATGTTGAGCTGGGCGGTACTGACCAGAAGTTCAACTTGCTGATGGGGCGCGAGCTGCAGCGCGGCTACGGTCAGGAGCCCCAGTGCATTTTGACCATGCCTTTGCTTGAAGGGCTGGATGGCGTCAAGAAGATGTCCAAGTCTCTGGGTAACTATGTTGGTATCCAGGAAGCGCCGGGGGTGATGTACAGCAAGCTGGTGTCTATTCCTGATGCGTTGATGTGGCGTTACTTCGAGCTGCTTAGCTTCCGCTCGATGGAAGAGATCAGCGCCTTCAAAGCTGAAGTCGAGGCGGGGGCTAACCCGCGCGATATCAAGATCAAGCTGGCTGAAGAGATTGTGGCCCGATTCCATGGTGAAGAAGCAGCAGCCAATGCTCATCGTGGCGCCGGTAACCGGATGAAGGATGGCGAGTTGCCTGATGATCTTCCCGAAGTCGAATTGACTGCTACCGAGGATATGCCGATTGCAGCTGTCCTTAATAAGGCTGGCCTGGTGAAGAACTCGGCGGTAGCGCGAGACCTGCTTGGGTCGGGTGGTGTGCGTATAGATGGTGAGGTGGTTGATCGCACCTATATATATGCACTTGGCTCGACCCATGTTTGCCAGGCTGGCAAGAAGGCTTTTGCACGGATTACGCTAAAAGCTGAATAA